The proteins below are encoded in one region of Triticum aestivum cultivar Chinese Spring chromosome 1B, IWGSC CS RefSeq v2.1, whole genome shotgun sequence:
- the LOC123125339 gene encoding vesicle-associated protein 1-2, with product MAASSDLLDVDPPELQFPFELDKQISCPLKMINKTDRTVAFKVKTTTPKKYCVRPNNGVVRPRSTCEVVVTMQAQTVAPPDLQCKDKFLVQSVVVADRLSAKDITPQMFMKQGGNAVEEVRMRVTYVMPTESSLEIAEESDGPQRILVPMQRIADHGRSASELSSGSVSLRSAELGTEVGSPTGPVVRTEELLRAAGHAAETRTYTGPDAQSLELSALITKLTKEKDSALEQNKKLHSELELVRRDASKQGGFSLIFVLTLKVQSNNSSSIVQHIGAFFLQSADCTPNNCVHQVRVDKIYKNRRRDCRIGTLH from the exons ATGGCCGCCTCCAGCGACCTCCTCGACGTCGACCCGCCCGAGCTCCAGTTCCCCT TCGAGCTCGACAAGCAGATCTCCTGCCCCCTCAAGATGATCAACAAGACCGACAGAACCGTCGCCTTCAAG GTTAAGACGACGACCCCCAAGAAGTACTGCGTGCGCCCCAACAATGGCGTCGTGCGGCCGCGGTCCACCTGCGAAGTTGTAG TGACGATGCAAGCCCAGACTGTTGCACCACCAGACTTGCAGTGCAAGGACAAATTCTTGGTGCAAAGCGTGGTCGTCGCCGATCGCTTATCGGCCAAGGACATCACCCCTCAAATG TTCATGAAACAAGGGGGTAACGCTGTTGAGGAGGTGAGGATGAGGGTCACTTATGTGATGCCAACCGAATCGTCGTTAGAGATTGCGGAGGAAAGCGATGGGCCACAGCGTATCTTGGTGCCTATGCAGCGAATTGCGGATCATGGGAGGAGCGCCTCAGAGCTGTCGAGTGGCTCGGTATCCTTGAGATCAGCTGAGCTGGGGACA GAGGTGGGATCACCTACTGGACCAGTTGTAAGGACTGAAGAATTACTGAGGGCTGCAGGACATGCTGCT GAAACAAGAACATATACAGGGCCTGATGCACAGTCCCTTGAG CTGTCGGCTTTGATTACAAAATTGACCAAGGAAAAGGATTCTGCCCTTGAGCAAAATAAAAAGCTTCACAGTGAGTTG GAGCTAGTAAGGCGTGATGCCAGTAAACAAGGAGGATTCTCGCTGATATTTGTACTG ACTTTGAAAGTCCAAAGCAACAACTCTAGCAGTATAGTGCAACACATTGGAGCGTTTTTTTTACAAAGTGCAGACTGTACCCCAAACAATTGTGTACACCAAGTAAGAGTTGATAAAATTTACAAGAACAGACGGCGTGATTGCAGGATCGGCACACTACACTAA